A portion of the Bifidobacterium sp. ESL0800 genome contains these proteins:
- a CDS encoding acyltransferase: protein MLNILSCFAVVILHTTLPVFTPQPNRTWTEMVVLQAFAIFAVPIFFMISGMNLLGYRERYSTKTFFRKRLWRVGRALLLGSVFCYILFAVFPYAFYGADKYAGTAGIVDFVKRFLTNDINDVYWFFYSIIYLYVLTPLLSYVMQHKRATQYLLALLLAVGICIPFAERLGMSAKYFDTLFGWPLFASVSLLYFVGGYYFHRYWEPIKHQVPVALAILVLSVCAMAFLGLWANGYHKPSGLSAHYDNYYVGMSSPFCVLQAFSLFLLAQSLEPWLQHFGAGVMKVLKLLSSASLGVYLFHILLIDWVGASMEPNSAAFLGRHPLFYAVCVYAITVIAVMVGKQLIAVCKKPLYHALRLDRK, encoded by the coding sequence ATGCTCAATATCCTTTCATGCTTTGCCGTCGTGATTCTGCACACCACGTTGCCGGTTTTCACGCCTCAGCCCAACAGGACTTGGACGGAGATGGTGGTGTTGCAGGCTTTTGCCATTTTCGCCGTTCCGATTTTCTTCATGATCAGCGGTATGAACCTTCTGGGCTATCGTGAGCGTTACTCGACCAAGACCTTTTTCCGCAAGCGTCTCTGGCGTGTGGGTCGGGCGCTGCTGCTGGGCAGTGTGTTTTGTTACATTCTGTTTGCGGTTTTTCCGTACGCTTTTTATGGGGCCGATAAATATGCCGGCACCGCGGGAATAGTGGATTTTGTCAAGAGGTTCCTGACCAACGATATCAATGACGTCTATTGGTTCTTCTATTCGATCATCTATCTCTATGTTCTGACTCCTCTTCTGTCGTATGTGATGCAGCACAAGCGTGCCACGCAATATCTTCTGGCGTTGCTGCTGGCGGTCGGAATATGCATTCCATTTGCGGAGCGGTTGGGGATGTCTGCAAAATATTTTGACACCTTGTTCGGTTGGCCGCTGTTCGCTTCGGTGTCGTTGCTCTATTTCGTCGGCGGGTACTACTTCCACCGTTACTGGGAACCCATCAAACATCAAGTGCCCGTCGCCTTGGCTATATTGGTTCTTTCGGTCTGTGCGATGGCGTTTCTGGGGTTGTGGGCAAACGGGTATCATAAGCCTTCCGGACTTTCGGCACATTATGATAACTATTATGTGGGCATGAGCTCGCCGTTCTGTGTATTGCAGGCCTTCTCGCTTTTCCTGCTTGCACAGTCGTTGGAACCTTGGTTGCAGCATTTTGGTGCCGGAGTGATGAAGGTGCTGAAGTTGCTTTCCTCGGCATCGCTTGGAGTCTATCTTTTCCATATTCTGCTCATTGACTGGGTAGGCGCGAGTATGGAACCCAATTCAGCTGCGTTCCTCGGTCGCCATCCTCTGTTCTATGCGGTGTGTGTTTATGCCATTACAGTGATTGCGGTCATGGTCGGCAAACAGCTGATTGCCGTATGTAAGAAACCGCTATATCACGCTTTGCGTCTTGACCGGAAGTGA